A single region of the Mycobacterium lentiflavum genome encodes:
- a CDS encoding TIGR00730 family Rossman fold protein → MRPDGESAPEWAVCVYCASGPTHPELLDLASELGEAIADRGWTLVWGGGDISAMGAVASAARARGGKTVGIIPRQLVRRELADENASELIVTDDMRDRKRIMEERSDAFIALPGGIGTLDELFEAWTTGSLGMHDKPVVLLDTWGHYEGLLVWLNDLVDRGYIAQVAMDTLVLVDKVYDAIEACAPV, encoded by the coding sequence ATGCGCCCCGACGGCGAATCCGCACCCGAATGGGCGGTCTGCGTCTACTGCGCGTCCGGCCCGACACATCCCGAATTGCTTGATTTGGCTAGCGAACTCGGCGAAGCGATCGCCGACCGCGGCTGGACCCTGGTGTGGGGCGGCGGCGACATTTCGGCGATGGGCGCGGTGGCCAGTGCGGCGCGCGCCCGCGGCGGCAAGACGGTCGGCATCATCCCGCGCCAGTTGGTGCGCCGCGAACTTGCCGACGAGAACGCCAGCGAGCTGATCGTCACCGACGACATGCGCGACCGGAAGCGGATCATGGAAGAACGTTCCGACGCCTTCATCGCGCTGCCCGGTGGAATCGGCACGCTTGACGAGCTGTTCGAGGCGTGGACGACGGGCTCGCTGGGTATGCATGACAAGCCCGTGGTGCTGCTGGACACCTGGGGACACTACGAGGGCTTATTGGTCTGGCTGAACGACTTGGTTGACCGCGGGTACATCGCGCAGGTGGCGATGGACACGCTGGTGCTGGTCGATAAGGTGTATGACGCAATCGAGGCGTGCGCCCCTGTCTGA